Sequence from the Bacillus thuringiensis genome:
AAGGTTTGTTAATTCTTCAGGTGATAAACTTGCATAATACTTTTCAGAAACTTGCTCCATATATGCATCCATTTCTTGTTTGTATAGCAAACCTTTCTCTCCTAATTCAACTGAAAATGCACGTTTATCTTCTGCATGTTGCCTTCTGAAAATGTATCCATCCTTTTCAAGTTTGACTAGCTGTTGGCTAATGGCACTCTTCGTTACATTCATTTTTTCTGCTAGCTCTTTAGGAGTGGATGATGGGTACCGAATAATTAATGTTAATAACGTATATTGCTGATTATTTAAATTGAAATTCGTATACGATCTTTCTTTCGTTTCAAGTAATATCCATAATTCTTCAAGTGTTAGATTGATTTCCTCAGCTATATTTTTATTTTTCATACTTGTCCCTCTCACCTTTTCTTCTCCAATTTTTCGGATTTAAATACTTTTTATATTTTGCCACCACTTCTTTTCCAACAAAGACAG
This genomic interval carries:
- a CDS encoding MarR family winged helix-turn-helix transcriptional regulator is translated as MKNKNIAEEINLTLEELWILLETKERSYTNFNLNNQQYTLLTLIIRYPSSTPKELAEKMNVTKSAISQQLVKLEKDGYIFRRQHAEDKRAFSVELGEKGLLYKQEMDAYMEQVSEKYYASLSPEELTNLLSALQKLTKVIEEL